From the Oceanibaculum indicum P24 genome, the window CTCCTCCGCCGCCAGCCGCTTGAAGGCAACAGCAGTGGTGATGGCGCGCACGATGGATTTGCCTTTGGGCGTGACGAGACAGACGCCGCCGATCACCCGATGCCGCCGGCCGGACAGCAGCGCAAGGCAGGCCTTCGCCTCGGCCTCTGTCTCCGCCTTCGGCAGGATGCGCCGCCCGCAGGCCACCACCGTATCGGCGGCCAGCACGAAACAGCCCGGATGACGCGCCGCGACGGCCGCGGCCTTCGCCTCGGCCAGGCGTTTCGCGTGATCGACAGGCAGTTCGCGGGGCAGCGGCGTCTCGTCGATATCGGCAGGGTCCACCGCGGCGGGGACGATGCCGATCTGCGCCAGCAAGTCGAGGCGGCGCGGCGAGGCGGAGGCGAGTACCAGACGGGCCGGCGGTTCGGGCGCGGTCATGCCCCTTCTCCCAGTTCCGGCACGGGGTTATCCGGCAAGGATGCCGGTTACTTGAAGCGGAAGGTGATGCGGCCCTTGGTCAGGTCATAGGGCGTCATTTCGACATTCACCCGGTCACCAGCCAGCACGCGGATCCGGTTCTTGCGCATCTTGCCGGAAGTGTGCGCGAGCACTTCGTGATCATTGTCCAGCTTCACGCGGAACATCGCGTTCGGAAGCAATTCGACGACCGTACCGGAAAATTCGATGACGTCTTCCTTTGCCATAGGCATCCCTTCTTGTGGAAAAAATCGCCCTGTTGTG encodes:
- a CDS encoding Maf family protein yields the protein MTAPEPPARLVLASASPRRLDLLAQIGIVPAAVDPADIDETPLPRELPVDHAKRLAEAKAAAVAARHPGCFVLAADTVVACGRRILPKAETEAEAKACLALLSGRRHRVIGGVCLVTPKGKSIVRAITTAVAFKRLAAEEIAFYLAGGEWRGKAGGYAIQGFAAVFARQIVGSYSNVVGLPLHETYALLSGNGYPCLEASSCRGQG
- the infA gene encoding translation initiation factor IF-1 — translated: MAKEDVIEFSGTVVELLPNAMFRVKLDNDHEVLAHTSGKMRKNRIRVLAGDRVNVEMTPYDLTKGRITFRFK